Below is a window of 'Nostoc azollae' 0708 DNA.
CTTGTTCAACGGCTTGCATATCTTCTGGTATTGGTTGATAAATGAGCGGATCTAGACCAGGAGGAATCAAGGAAATGAGATTAATTGTGTCTCCTGCGATCTGTTTAGTTAGGTCATAAAATACACTTGTGGTTGCTACAACTTGAGGAAGATTTTTGTTAATTCTAGTGGTTTCATTAGACTGAATATATGTTGTATTTTTAATTTCATTTCCACACCCAGAAAACCCAATTGTTAAAACCAAAAATGCACTTCTAAGTAAATTCTTCTATAGGATTTTTCCTGCCAAAAATAAGAATGTATTTTTACTTTTGTGTACTGATATCTCAATTAATAAAGGCACAGACTTACTGTGCCTTGAAAATTTTTATAAGTCCTAACTTGATTGAAAGCCAGCAGCAGGTAACTTACCTTGCAACATTTTAAAATTGGACTGGATACAAGTATTACAACTGCAACTAATATGATTAATAATTTGAGGTTTTGGTTGAGTTAATATTGGTGCTGTTAATTCTAGATTTGCTTGTGCAGATGCTACTATAAATATTTTTGCAGCAGGTACACCTTTAAATTTAGTAGATGTGTGCGCTGGACTAACTACCAGCAAAAGAGATGCCATAAAGACATGACAAGCAAGGAAAATCAGTTTAGCTATGTTCATAGTTCACACTTAAAAGCTGCTGCTGATACAGCATAGCCAATTATTTATGATTAGTCAGTACTTGTTGACCAAATTATTAGTTCACCTTGTTCCCCACCTGCGGCTAATAATTTACCTTGGGGGTGCCATGCTAGGGTAGAGAAACCCCCACGGACACCTGTGAGAATTTGGGATACTTCATAGGCTTGGTTCCACAAACACAACCAACCATCAGCACCGGCGGACGCAAGAATGAGGCTTTGGGGTGCATAGGCGATCACATTAATTATATCCACATGATTAGTCAATATTCGCGCTTCCCAACCCAATGATTCATCTGCTGATTTTTCCCAAACCACCACACCTTCTACACTGGAAGAAGCCAAAAGCGACGCACCTATAGAGGTTGTGACTTCTGACCAAGCTAACTGGCGAATTTTTCCCGGAAAACCACGCATTACCCAAGGGTCAGGATTTTCCCATTCTAATACTGTCACACTGCGATCCATATTCCCAGACGCTAAATATTTGCCATCAGGCGACCAAGCCATTGCTACACTCACTGTAGTTGTAGCCAAAATATAAGGTTCTTCATCCCAATTGTTAGTATCCCAAATTTTCACTCCCTGATAGCCGCTAATAGCTAAGTAGTGTCCATCTTTACGCCAATCAATACCTAAAATTGATGATTTTTCAAAATTGAGGGTGATGACAATTTCTTCTGTCTCTGCATCCCATACTTTAACGTAACGCCCTAAACTAAAAGCTAGCAAATTACTTGTATGATTCCAAGCTAATTTATCAACCCAAGCAGGTTCATTTTCTAATGTATTGATTAATTGATTTTCTCGCCAGATTTTCACTTTCCCATCTTGTCCCGCAATGGCTAAATATTTACCATCAGGGGAAAAAGCAACACAATCAATTGATTTACCTGTAGCTGTTTGTAAGTTCGTAATTTCGCCATCTTCCCAAAGTACAACTTCTCCAGCAGCGGAAGCTATCGCAAGGGTTTTTCCAGGAGATGACCAAGCTAAAGATATGACATAGTCTGCAAGCTGACCTGAATAGTAGATGTCAAAATTTTTTGATTTACTAGTTGTAAAGTTCATTTTTGGGCAGAGAATAGGGATTAAGGGATAGGGAAGAGGAAATATTTGAGTTTTATTCCCAAATT
It encodes the following:
- a CDS encoding WD40 repeat domain-containing protein, giving the protein MNFTTSKSKNFDIYYSGQLADYVISLAWSSPGKTLAIASAAGEVVLWEDGEITNLQTATGKSIDCVAFSPDGKYLAIAGQDGKVKIWRENQLINTLENEPAWVDKLAWNHTSNLLAFSLGRYVKVWDAETEEIVITLNFEKSSILGIDWRKDGHYLAISGYQGVKIWDTNNWDEEPYILATTTVSVAMAWSPDGKYLASGNMDRSVTVLEWENPDPWVMRGFPGKIRQLAWSEVTTSIGASLLASSSVEGVVVWEKSADESLGWEARILTNHVDIINVIAYAPQSLILASAGADGWLCLWNQAYEVSQILTGVRGGFSTLAWHPQGKLLAAGGEQGELIIWSTSTD